GGACGCGAAGACAAAAACTCCTTAATCTTCAAAGCGTCGTCCAGCGTTTGAAGGCGAAAAATATTGCCGGGTAACAAGGTTTCAAAGTTCCATAATTTTGGCCGGCCTCCGGAGGCAATAAGAATTTTTTTAGCGCGAAATTCTTTGCCGGAAATAGTTTTAAGCGTCATAGTCTGCGAATTAAAATCGCAAACTGACTCATTCAAAAAAATATCAATGCCGTTTTTTTTATAATCGCCGGCTGTTCTCAACATCACTTTATCCAGCTCAATCTCTTTGCGGATAAATTCCGGCAAAAGAACTCTTGAATACAAAAAATGCGGCTCGCCGCAGATTAATGCGACAGAACCATTTTGGTCTTTTTGGCGTATGGTTTCTGCGGCAGTCGTTCCGGCAATTCCGCCGCCTATAATCAGATAATCAAAGACGAGTTCGGCCATACGGCGCCATCAATCTTATTTGTATCCCCGGGATAGTTCGGCAAGAAAATCTTTCATTTTTAATTTGCCGTACGGGCCTCCGCGGCGACTTTTGCCGCTTACAAACCCGCCTCTTTGGCGCCGCAAATGGGCTTGTTCTTCGGGGGTATATTCGGGTAATTTTTCGTTCATATCGTTATTATATTAAATTATACAAAAAAGGCAGAAAAAGCAAAATCCCTCCGAGAAACTTCGGGGGGATTTTGTTATTCACTCCTTTGATTTACATCGCCTGTCCTGCCGACTTTCCTCCGGCCATCGCTGACCAAAAAGCAAGAATCGCAATGACGATACCGGTTACCACCATTAATGAACGGTGGGCGGAAGGCGTAAGACCCAAGAAGGGCATCAAAATGACCCAGAGTCCCAAAACGCCGTTAATCCAATTTTGCCACATAATTCAGGTAAAAAATTTAATTTAAAATTAATAAAAGGTTGAAACGACCTTATGTTATTATTTTATCATGGCCGCGGAATATAAAAACGGGGGTTATCCACAACCCCCATTTTGGGTCCGGCCGCCATTTAACACATTTAAAAAGCTTAATTTTATATTAATAAAGTAAAATCCTCTTTGCCGGCCGGCAAAGAGGACAAATAAATCGTCTAAGATGTTCGGAACAAAAAATCACGGTGCTTATAGATACCGTCGCGGACAACGGCTTCAACGCCCTCGCCCGTCAAAGCGTTAGCCCCAAAGACCAACTGCGTCCATCCTTTAATTTCGCGCAGCAATCCGTTAAGCATCGCGGAAAACCTTTTTTCTTCGTCTGCTTTGCCTCTTAAATTCAAAACCATGATGTGAGCGTGTTCGTGTATGCCGGATTTCATAAGGTTGACGATATCGGCCCTGATATCCGGTAAAAAGATGAAAGTATCCGCCGCGTCTTTAATTCCCAAATCCATTTGTCCGGCGCCGGGACTTTCGACTAAAACGATTTCAGCAAAATGAGAAGCGACGTTCACCAAATTCAACAAATGCGGAACGCTTGAATCTTTTGAGCCCCTGGAACTCAGGGAACGAATGAAAACTCCCTCATCCAAATAGTGAGCGCGCATTCTTATTCTGTCGCCAAGAAACGCTCCGCCGCTTTCCGGGTCGCTCGGGTCAATCGCAAGCACCACAACGGATTTATTATCGCTCCTTAATGCTTTTATAATTTGGTTAGTCAAAGTGCTTTTTCCGGCAGCGGCCGCGCCGGTTACGCCGACTACGTGCGCCGGGCCGCGCGATTGAAATTCCGGCGGAAAATTTCTGCCGTCGGCAGCGCAACTTAAAAGACGCGTCAGTCGCTTGGGGTCAGCCACGTTAACGCTCATTTGCTTTCTCCTCTCCTTCCTTTAAAAATTCGGCGATATTTTTATAGAGATCGGGTCCGGCCGTAAAAAAACGCTCAACCCCCGATTTCTTCAATAGGTCCGCTTCGGTTCGGCGAATAATTCCCCCGCCGATAACTTTGGCTCTTTCATGTCCGACAATCCGCAAATTTTGAATAAGGTCTTCAAAAAGTACGACCGGCGAACCTATATGAGTGGATACCGCGACAACATCAACGTTTTCCTGCAAAGCCACCCTTGCCAAATTCAAAGTTGAAAGATGTAGTCCGGGATAAATAACTTCCGCGCCCAGATTTTTTAAAAACGGAGCAATAAGATAGATCGGCCTGTCATGACCATCAAGTCCTCCCTTGGCCAATAAAACCCTCAACGGTTTTTTCAAACGATAAATTCTGACGAGATCGGCTGAATTTTTGTCCGGCTCTGCCGGCACGTAAAGTCCTTTATCCTCATACGCGCCCCAAACCTGTTTCATGGCTGAAACAATTTCACCAAGAGTCGCTCCGCTTGTCGCCGCGCGAATTAAAAACGGCATTATGTTTTCTTCGGTTTCGGCAACACGGCGAATATCGTCCAGGGCGG
The genomic region above belongs to Candidatus Niyogibacteria bacterium and contains:
- a CDS encoding methylmalonyl Co-A mutase-associated GTPase MeaB, with product MSVNVADPKRLTRLLSCAADGRNFPPEFQSRGPAHVVGVTGAAAAGKSTLTNQIIKALRSDNKSVVVLAIDPSDPESGGAFLGDRIRMRAHYLDEGVFIRSLSSRGSKDSSVPHLLNLVNVASHFAEIVLVESPGAGQMDLGIKDAADTFIFLPDIRADIVNLMKSGIHEHAHIMVLNLRGKADEEKRFSAMLNGLLREIKGWTQLVFGANALTGEGVEAVVRDGIYKHRDFLFRTS